The Streptomyces fungicidicus nucleotide sequence GAGGGCTCCGGGGAGACCGTCAGCTGGCTGCTGGGGGCGCCCGACGTGCTGCTGGACCCCGCCGACCCGGCGCTGGCCGAGACCGAACGGATGAACGAGCAGGGGCTGCGGGTACTGCTGCTCGCCCGCGCCCGCGACGGCGTGGACGTCGACGACCCCGCGGCCGCCGAGGGCGTGCGGCCGGCCGCGCTGGTGGTGCTGGAGCAGCGGCTGCGCCCGGACGCGGCCGACACCCTGCGCTACTTCGCCGAGCAGAACGTCCGCGCCAAGGTCATCTCCGGCGACAACGCGGTGTCCGTCGGGGCCGTCGCGTCGAAGCTGGGCCTGTCCGGTACGGCGGTGGACGCGCGCCGGCTGCCGGCCGACCGGAAGGCGATGGCCGGGGCGCTGGACGAGGGCACGGTGTTCGGGCGGGTCACCCCGCAGCAGAAGCGGAACATGGTGGGCGCGCTCCAGTCGGACGGCCATACGGTCGCGATGACCGGGGACGGCGTCAACGACGTGCTGGCGCTGAAGGACGCGGACATCGGCGTGGCGATGGGCTCCGGTTCGGAGGCGACCCGGGCGGTCGCGCAGATCGTGCTGCTGAACAACAGCTTCGCCACGCTGCCGTCGGTGGTGGCGGAGGGGCGCCGGGTGATCGGCAACATCACCCGGGTCGCGACGCTGTTCCTGGTGAAGACCGTGTACTCGGTGCTGCTCGCGGTGCTGGTGGTGGTCTCGCGGGTGGAGTACCCGTTCCTGCCGCGCCATCTGACGCTGCTGTCCACGCTCACCATCGGGGTCCCGGCGTTCTTCCTGGCCCTGGCGCCGAACAAGGAGCGGGCGCGGCCCTACTTCGTGCGGCGGGTCATGCGGTACGCGATCCCTGGCGGGGTGCTGGCCGGGCTGGCGACGTTCGCGTCGTATCTGGTCGCCCGGGAGCACTACACCGGTCCCGGCTCGCTGGACGCGGAGACGAGCGCGGCGACGCTGACGCTGTTCCTGATCTCGATCTGGGTGCTGGCGATCATCGCCCGGCCGTACACGTGGTGGCGGATCGGTCTGGTGGCGGCGATGGGCGGGGCGTTCCTGGTGGTGCTGGTGGTGCCGTGGCTGCAGGACTTCTTCGCGCTGAAGCTGGTGGGGGTGACCATGCCGTGGGTCGCGACCGGGATCGCGGTCTTTTCGGCGGGGGTGCTCGAGCTTCTGTGGCGGTGGGTGGACCGGCGGTTTCCCGCGTGAGCGCGGGTGCGTGGGGGGTTTCGCGCAGTTCCCCGCGCCCCTGAGGGGGGTGGGTGCCTGCGGCCGGGTGGCTTCCGCGGGTCTGTGGGGGGTGAGCGCGCAGTTCCCCGCGCCCCTGGAGGGGGTGCGGGGAACGTCGGTCGAGATGGTGCGGGATTACTTCACGTCGACGAAGTCGCCGGCGGCGTTGATCGCCGGGGTGGTCGAGGTGCCGGCGAACGCGTAGCGGTAGTAGCCGTCCACGCCGGCCGTGACGGTGGTGGACAGGTTGCCGGTGCTGTTGGTCTTGATGGTCTTCAGCGTGGTGTACGTGCTGGAGCTCTTCTTACGGAACTGCAGCTTCACCGACTGGCCGGTGTAACCGGCGTACTTGCCGGTCTCCCAGTTGGCCCGGGACAGCTTGCCCGTGACGGTGATCGTCTTGCCCTTCTTCACCGGCTCGGGGGAGGCGTTGACGGTCAGCTTGGAGTAGCGCTGGACCTTGTGGGTGCCGTGGTAGTCGTTCCAGTACATGCTGCCGTCGCCCGCGAGCGCGCCGACGGTCACCTTCCAGGTGCCGGCCAGCGCGTTCTTGTACAGGTCGACGCCCGGGTAGGCCGTGATGGTGAGCTTGCAGGTCGAGGTGGTGGCGCTGGAGGCCGTGCAGGTGGCGGCGTCCTGGTTCGGGCCCAGGTAGCCGTCGAGGCCTTCCTCGACGTCGGTGCCGTGCCACAGGTCGACGTAGGCGTCCTGGATGCCCGTCGCGTGGCTGGCGGTCACCGACACGGTGACGGTCTTGGCGTTGGTGGTGCCGACGACCACGGCCTTGCCCGAGTTGACGGTCACCTTGGTGATGACCGGCAGTTCGTCGGCGGCGGCAGCGGCGCGGAACGCCGACTTGGCGGAGGGGTTGCCGAAGCGCTCGGTGGCGCTCGGCTTGTCGAGGTCCGCGTTCCCGGCGTCGGCCTGGGCGGCCGGGGCGGCGAGGGCGGTGAGGGCCAGGGCGCCGGTGACGGCGGCCACGGTGGCACGAATTCGCATGTGTTCCCCACGTGGAGAAGGGGACCCCGGCTCTGGTCGTTTCGTACGGCTCGTCGTCGGCGCGGGGCCCCGAATGATCGTGGAGTCTGTTGACTCGCAAGATCAGATGCGCCTCCCGGCCGAATGGTTGTACGAGCAGTGAACATTTTATGGAGACGCCAACCGGAGGGTTCCCTCTCACTTCTCGGTGTGTGAGCGACCATGGAATCTGCCGGCCCAGTGATCGGAGGCAGAAACCCTGATGGTGCGCAGGAAGAAGACCGGGGACTCGCAGTCGCAGACGGAGTCCCAGTCCCGGTCGCGGACGAGCGAACTGGCGGGTCAGCTGGCCGCCCCGGTGCGTGCCTTCATGGCGAC carries:
- a CDS encoding cation-translocating P-type ATPase → MTHLDTGGQVDGAHPATVTSPETGLTSSEVAERVARGQVNDVPVRSSRSLAEIVRANVLTRFNAIIGVLWIIMLVVAPIQDSLFGFVILANTGIGIVQEWRAKKTLDSLAVIGEVRPTVRRDGTAAEVATSEIVLDDLIEVGPGDKVVVDGMCAEADGLEIDESLLTGEADPVVKRPGDRVMSGSFVVAGGGSFQATRVGREAYAAQLAEEASRFTLVHSELRSGISTILKYVTWMMIPTAIGLIVSQLVVKENELRNSVARTVGGIVPMVPEGLVLLTSVAFAIGVIRLGRKQCLVQELPAIEGLARVDTVCLDKTGTLTEGGMDVTGLRVLGDGDETYLRKVLGELGSADPRPNASLQAIIDAYPDTTGWRLTDTLPFSSARKYSGATFEEREGSGETVSWLLGAPDVLLDPADPALAETERMNEQGLRVLLLARARDGVDVDDPAAAEGVRPAALVVLEQRLRPDAADTLRYFAEQNVRAKVISGDNAVSVGAVASKLGLSGTAVDARRLPADRKAMAGALDEGTVFGRVTPQQKRNMVGALQSDGHTVAMTGDGVNDVLALKDADIGVAMGSGSEATRAVAQIVLLNNSFATLPSVVAEGRRVIGNITRVATLFLVKTVYSVLLAVLVVVSRVEYPFLPRHLTLLSTLTIGVPAFFLALAPNKERARPYFVRRVMRYAIPGGVLAGLATFASYLVAREHYTGPGSLDAETSAATLTLFLISIWVLAIIARPYTWWRIGLVAAMGGAFLVVLVVPWLQDFFALKLVGVTMPWVATGIAVFSAGVLELLWRWVDRRFPA
- a CDS encoding calcium-binding protein; this encodes MRIRATVAAVTGALALTALAAPAAQADAGNADLDKPSATERFGNPSAKSAFRAAAAADELPVITKVTVNSGKAVVVGTTNAKTVTVSVTASHATGIQDAYVDLWHGTDVEEGLDGYLGPNQDAATCTASSATTSTCKLTITAYPGVDLYKNALAGTWKVTVGALAGDGSMYWNDYHGTHKVQRYSKLTVNASPEPVKKGKTITVTGKLSRANWETGKYAGYTGQSVKLQFRKKSSSTYTTLKTIKTNSTGNLSTTVTAGVDGYYRYAFAGTSTTPAINAAGDFVDVK